The proteins below are encoded in one region of Lactuca sativa cultivar Salinas chromosome 3, Lsat_Salinas_v11, whole genome shotgun sequence:
- the LOC111920332 gene encoding probable leucine-rich repeat receptor-like protein kinase At1g35710 has translation MSSNFLYFSLALIIITLSSTPNFSCASLEEANALLKWKASLEIPNNSILSSWFPLHMNSNASFPCSSWLGVVCNVDGSIQRLNLSSSGLNGTLHQFSFSLLHGLTYFDLSVNNFSGPIPSEIRLLSKLEYLDFSVNKFSGVIPPEIGNLHQLTILYLYSNNISGSIHSSLGNLTSLNVLYLYYNQLSGPIPIQLGNLKSLIDFQMGYNQLSGSIPSSLGNLSNLHYLYLNDNRLSGPIPIELGNLESLTHLAVGNNQLNGSIPSSLGNLSNLQTLYLFKNRLSSLIPSELGNLKSLTNLGFSENQLSGSIPPSLGDLTSLNVLYLYHNQLSGPIPIEFGNLKSLTDLEVSNNQLTGSIPSSLGNLTSLIVLYLALNELSGPIPIELGNLKSLTCLDVRKNQLNGFIPPSFANLNNLRTLSCRENKLSGSVPQGLGNLVGLELSYNHFSGNLPEDLCHWEKLRLLVVNDNQLTGPISRGLRNCSSLIRARFDRNHFIGDISYSFGIYPRLKYLDISHNNFHGQLSQNWSKCKNLTSLVMAYNNISGSIPPEFGNSTQLQRLDLSSNHLVGEIPKEFGKMKSMLNLFLANNQLLGIIPLELGFLKLLEVLDLSTNRLNGSIPKSISQWEHIHHLNLSNNKLSEKIPSEIGNLVHLTELDLSQNLLTHEIPSEVQSLKNLQKLNLSHNRLFGSIPNAFTTLPSGIDIDLSNNELTGLVPLCSNFVNASLQGNPGLCGNFTGLKFCANQISKKKNDPFHHQLILITMLPLIGATLLGFFMCGLIAYRKQKRHSPQKPLDNEDGDYFSITNFDGGVVYDDILKATDNFDEAYAIGTGGYGTVYKAELQPNNVVAVKELHSSSSENVDQNGFLNEVRALTNIRHRNIVKLYGYCSHARHSFLIYEYLEKGSLGSILCNEILAKELDWLKRVNIVKAVANGLAYMHHDCTPPIIHRDISIANILLDSDYEAHISDFGTSKLLKLDSSNWTAVVGTYGYIAPELAYTMVATEKCDVYSFGIVALEVIMGKHPGELPTLSADYLVLANVGDSRIPLPSPQVEKQVNLALNLARACLNSNPKERPTMRQVSNLFMKDLL, from the exons ATGTCATCAAACTTCTTATATTTCTCCCTTGCTCTAATAATCATTACACTCTCCTCCACACCTAATTTCTCTTGTGCTTCTTTAGAGGAAGCCAATGCTCTTCTTAAATGGAAAGCAAGCCTTGAAATCCCAAACAACTCCATTCTCTCTTCATGGTTTCCACTCCATATGAATTCCAATGCATCGTTTCCATGTAGTTCTTGGCTTGGAGTAGTTTGCAATGTTGATGGGAGCATTCAGAGGCTAAACCTCAGTTCATCTGGCTTAAATGGTACGCTTCATCAATTTTCATTCTCTTTGCTACACGGTCTTACTTATTTTGATCTCAGTGTCAACAACTTCTCTGGCCCCATCCCATCAGAAATTCGCCTCCTGTCCAAACTTGAATATCTTGATTTTTCAGTGAATAAGTTTTCTGGAGTAATCCCACCTGAAATAGGAAACCTGCACCAGCTAACCATCTTGTACCTATACTCAAACAATATATCTGGCTCAATTCATTCATCATTGGGAAATTTGACATCTTTGAATGTCCTTTATTTGTACTACAATCAACTCTCTGGTCCCATTCCTATTCAACTTGGGAATTTGAAGTCTCTCATTGATTTTCAGATGGGATACAATCAACTTAGTGGTTCTATTCCTTCATCACTAGGAAACCTAAGCAACCTACATTATTTGTACCTCAATGATAATAGATTATCTGGTCCCATTCCTATTGAACTTGGGAATTTGGAGTCTCTTACTCATCTTGCGGTGGGTAACAATCAACTTAATGGTTCTATTCCTTCATCACTAGGAAACCTCAGCAACCTACAGACTCTGTACCTCTTTAAAAATAGATTATCTAGTCTCATTCCTTCAGAACTTGGGAATTTGAAGTCTCTCACTAATCTGGGTTTTAGTGAAAATCAACTTAGTGGTTCTATTCCTCCATCGTTGGGTGATCTGACATCTTTAAATGTCCTTTATTTGTACCACAATCAACTCTCTGGTCCCATTCCTATTGAATTTGGGAATTTGAAGTCTCTCACTGATCTTGAGGTTAGCAACAATCAACTAACTGGTTCAATTCCTTCATCATTGGGTAATTTGACATCTTTGATTGTCCTTTATTTGGCCCTAAATGAACTCTCTGGTCCCATTCCTATTGAACTTGGAAATTTGAAGTCTCTcacttgtcttgatgtgagaaagaATCAACTTAATGGTTTTATTCCTCCATCTTTTGCAAACCTCAACAACCTACGGACTCTGTCTTGTCGTGAAAATAAATTATCTGGTTCGGTTCCACAAGGATTGGGAAATCTAGTTGGGCTTGAGCTGTCATATAATCATTTTTCTGGCAATTTGCCTGAAGATTTGTGCCATTGGGAAAAGCTTCGATTGTTAGTAGTAAATGATAATCAACTCACTGGGCCTATTTCAAGAGGCTTACGGAATTGTTCTAGCTTAATTAGGGCTCGTTTTGATCGAAATCATTTCATTGGAGATATATCCTATAGCTTTGGCATCTATCCACGTTTAAAATACCTTGATATCAGTCACAATAATTTTCACGGGCAGCTTTCTCAAAACTGGAGTAAATGCAAGAATTTGACATCCTTAGTGATGGCCTATAACAACATCAGTGGTAGCATACCACCAGAGTTTGGAAATTCAACTCAACTACAAAGACTTGATCTTTCTTCCAATCATTTGGTAGGTGAAATCCCAAAGGAGTTTGGGAAGATGAAAAGTATGTTGAATTTGTTCTTGGCTAATAACCAACTTTTAGGTATTATACCTCTAGAGCTGGGATTTTTAAAACTTCTTGAAGTACTCGATCTATCCACAAATAGATTGAATGGGTCAATACCAAAAAGTATTAGTCAATGGGAACATATCCACCACTTGAATCTTAGTAATAACAAACTCAGTGAGAAAATTCCATCTGAGATTGGTAACTTAGTTCATCTTACGGAACTTGATTTATCTCAGAATTTGCTCACACATGAGATACCATCTGAAGTTCAAAGTTTGAAAAATCTACAAAAGTTGAATCTTTCTCACAATAGACTATTTGGTTCTATTCCTAATGCTTTTACTACTTTGCCTAGTGGCATTGACATCGACCTGTCCAACAATGAACTCACAGGTCTAGTGCCCCTTTGCTCCAACTTTGTGAACGCATCCTTACAAGGCAATCCAGGTCTGTGTGGAAATTTTACAGGACTAAAATTTTGTGCAAATCAAATCTCAAAGAAGAAAAATGATCCCTTTCATCATCAGCTCATCCTGATAACTATGCTCCCTCTTATCGGGGCAACTTTACTAGGTTTTTTCATGTGTGGCCTCATTGCTTATCGAAAACAAAAGAGACATTCTCCACAGAAACCATTGGATAATGAAGATGGTGATTACTTCTCCATAACAAATTTTGATGGAGGAGTAGTGTATGACGACATCTTGAAAGCAACGGACAATTTTGATGAAGCATATGCTATTGGGACCGGAGGATATGGGACTGTGTACAAAGCCGAGCTACAACCTAACAATGTGGTAGCTGTCAAGGAACTTCATTCATCATCATCTGAGAATGTTGATCAAAATGGATTCCTTAATGAGGTACGAGCATTAACCAACATAAGGCATCGAAACATAGTGAAACTTTATGGATATTGCTCACATGCCCGCCACTCGTTTTTGATTTATGAATACCTCGAAAAGGGAAGCCTTGGATCAATCTTATGCAATGAGATCTTAGCAAAAGAACTGGATTGGTTAAAAAGGGTCAATATTGTAAAGGCTGTAGCTAATGGTTTGGCTTATATGCATCACGATTGCACACCACCTATAATTCATAGAGACATTTCCATTGCCAACATCCTTCTTGATTCTGATTATGAGGCACATATTTCTGATTTTGGCACATCCAAGCTTTTAAAGCTAGACTCATCCAATTGGACCGCAGTTGTTGGGACCTATGGTTATATCGCACCAG AGCTTGCTTATACGATGGTGGCAACCGAGAAATGTGATGTGTATAGCTT